The Oncorhynchus nerka isolate Pitt River linkage group LG9a, Oner_Uvic_2.0, whole genome shotgun sequence genome has a segment encoding these proteins:
- the LOC115134770 gene encoding interleukin-17C-like — protein sequence MPGLFKIMQTLILLGLVIAKCTRTAEAHKYKGCFSTEKLEHRALKILHRNRYQTDVHIDETQYHKLGMKKTCPTVLRSQSVDYNNRSVSPWRYSIDSMEGRFPEKIVVAECLCEGCLIIKGPGHHGAQHHAYNSVPIEQTQMVLMKTVCLNNPDKYSLTSHFVKVPIACTCVRSRI from the exons ATGCCAGGCCTATTCAAGATTATGCAG ACTCTAATTTTACTTGGACTTGTTATTGCTAAATGTACACGGACAGCAGAGGCACACAAGTATAAGGGATGCTTCAGTACAGAAAAACTGGAGCATAGAGCTCTCAAGATCCTTCACCGAAACCGGTACCAGACAGATGTTCATATTGATGAAACACAGTATCACAAACTGGGTATGAAGAAGACCTGCCCCACTGTGCTTCGTTCACAGTCAGTAGACTACAACAATCGTTCAGTCTCCCCCTGGCGGTACAG CATCGATAGCATGGAGGGACGATTCCCTGAAAAGATTGTTGTTGCTGAATGTCTATGCGAGGGATGCCTCATCATTAAAGGGCCCGGACATCACGGGGCCCAACATCATGCATATAACTCTGTGCCTATAGAGCAAACTCAGATGGTATTGATGAAGACCGTATGCCTGAACAACCCAGACAAATACTCACTTACATCACACTTTGTCAAAGTGCCCATTGCCTGCACCTGTGTCAGGAGTAGGATATGA